The following coding sequences lie in one Girardinichthys multiradiatus isolate DD_20200921_A chromosome 13, DD_fGirMul_XY1, whole genome shotgun sequence genomic window:
- the LOC124879716 gene encoding transmembrane protein 79-like — MAGQGGFAVDLNDMVAFSSDDSNAKPKVAEGKKPQDSDTSAEERRESTDEDDGEEEDMISSALLEAATLPWPGGKDKKVLLDQEDDGLEEKDATISQGGSQDLSEKGSQPKGDVRSKAKWRESMPEGDRWRDDEIELRKNDNGDGSLADDEDKKCIHSLDLTPRVTIVCPTTKELPEENQYREEVERELQREHDTDPQLYPGWEDLDDKYYTQEHICSEKLRLVLATAAAALVFPLLVWGGYALLPFDSPQLESSTLRLLYTLRCACFAIIPIMLGVVVQGIARLRFSANKPLFQSYLVNKEVLVHWHYVNESLSLFLFYFLQLAVMATYISQDLVKLVPLLAIIFVFGRLIYWLCLALDSCIRGFGFGFSFFPMLVMLGANLYYVCSSVGQGSIFNVAPPATDPPPTLRWWF; from the exons ATGGCTGGCCAAGGTGGCTTCGCTGTGGATTTGAATGATATGGTGGCTTTTTCATCTGATGATTCAAATGCAAAGCCTAAAGTGGCAGAAGGTAAAAAGCCGCAAGACAGTGACACCAGTGCGGAGGAGAGAAGGGAGAGTACAGATGAAGATGATGGTGAGGAGGAAGACATGATAAGCTCTGCTCTTTTGGAGGCAGCCACTTTACCATGGCCTGGAGGCAAAGATAAGAAGGTGCTGTTGGACCAGGAGGATGATGGGCTTGAGGAAAAGGACGCTACGATAAGCCAGGGAGGAAGTCAGGACCTATCAGAGAAGGGAAGCCAACCGAAGGGTGATGTGAGGAGCAAAGCAAAGTGGAGAGAGAGCATGCCTGAGGGTGATAGGTGGAGGGACGATGAGATTGAGCTACGGAAGAATGACAATGGGGACGGCTCACTTGCAGATGATGAGGATAAGAAGTGCATTCATTCTCTGGATTTAACTCCACGTGTCACGATTGTGTGTCCAACCACCAAGGAGCTCCCTGAAGAAAACCAGTACAGGGAGGAGGTGGAGAGAGAGCTGCAGAGGGAGCACGACACTGATCCACAATTGTACCCCGGGTGGGAAGATCTGGATGACAAGTACT ACACGCAGGAACACATCTGCAGCGAGAAGCTGAGGCTGGTTTTAGCCACGGCGGCCGCAGCGCTTGTCTTCCCCCTGCTGGTGTGGGGTGGATATGCTCTGCTTCCTTTTGACTCCCCACAGCTGGAGAGCTCCACCCTCAGACTGCTGTACACACTCCGCTGCGCCTGTTTTGCCATCATTCCCATCATGCTCG GTGTGGTGGTCCAGGGAATCGCGCGGTTGCGCTTCAGCGCCAACAAACCCCTCTTTCAGAGCTATCTTGTGAACAAGGAAGTGCTGGTTCACTGGCACTACGTCAACGAATCGCTGTCTCTCTTCCTCTTCTACTTCCTGCAACTTGCTGTCATGGCAACCTACATAAGCCAGGACCTGGTTAAACTGGTGCCGCTGCTCGCCATCATATTTGTTTTTGGCAG GCTCATCTACTGGCTCTGCCTTGCTCTGGACAGCTGCATCAGAGGCTTCGGCTTCGGCTTCTCCTTCTTCCCCATGCTGGTAATGCTGGGCGCCAACCTCTACTACGTGTGCTCGTCGGTCGGACAGGGCTCAATCTTCAACGTGGCGCCGCCCGCGACAGATCCTCCGCCCACACTGCGATGGTGGTTTTAA
- the LOC124879106 gene encoding basic salivary proline-rich protein 3-like, translated as METKRVMAETEQEDPVTSEGEAGADVVNHSSVKRGRGRPHGSKNKKVSALDLNQDLADSNSPPRRGRGRPKVYGTKPYDQLESGKEHPENTVTAHKGRGRPKGPKNQASSEGGAKTELSLKKRGRPKKSDTVKKPPAEGLLNGGSDAPKRGRPKASLKRKSECLISGEEDEGSSVTPRKRGRPKGARNKKSRMQREYSDWDAEAYRTQKSLKTSRSRPRKPLVKYTGGASKTISKKPLGATGRPRKNSDGSQPVKRGRGRPKGSLNKKPSSFKAPGKVGRPQKISSLPVKRRKPGRPRLQPGKRGRPRKYPLPSPEEMKKPKVWKPLGRPRKYPRVDSPEEALPAPRRARGRPRKSESKKGAHLRKNVLTTPSSPRTPAAGLQSKRDSTTIPKSEDSTVRKRGRPKGSLNKNKTRGDSQLDCVLPNHSKAQCDCPAVGTETEQEPIEVESIPMKHTKETEETVLVQDVSFDVSEQV; from the coding sequence ATGGAAACGAAAAGAGTGATGGCTGAGACGGAACAAGAAGACCCAGTTACCAGTGAAGGGGAAGCCGGCGCCGACGTGGTCAATCACAGTTCAGTTAAAAGGGGAAGGGGGAGGCCGCATGGTTCCAAGAACAAAAAGGTTTCTGCTTTAGACCTGAACCAGGATTTAGCTGATTCCAACAGCCCTCCTCGGAGGGGAAGAGGACGCCCAAAAGTCTATGGAACAAAACCGTATGACCAGCTGGAGTCTGGAAAAGAGCACCCAGAGAACACAGTTACAGCTCACAAAGGCAGAGGGAGACCGAAAGGGCCCAAGAACCAGGCCAGTAGTGAAGGCGGTGCTAAAACAGAACTCTCTCTAAAGAAAAGAGGACGGCCAAAAAAGTCTGACACGGTCAAGAAACCCCCTGCTGAAGGCTTACTGAATGGTGGCTCAGATGCACCTAAAAGAGGACGTCCAAAAGCATCCCTAAAGCGCAAGTCTGAATGTTTAATAAGTGGAGAGGAAGACGAAGGTAGCTCCGTAACACCTCGGAAAAGAGGGCGACCAAAAGGAGCGCGCAATAAGAAATCGAGGATGCAACGGGAGTATAGTGATTGGGATGCAGAAGCCTACAGAACCCAGAAATCACTGAAGACATCAAGAAGTCGGCCCAGAAAGCCCTTGGTGAAGTACACCGGTGGGGCTTCCAAGACCATCTCAAAGAAACCTCTGGGAGCAACAGGTAGACCAAGGAAAAACTCAGATGGCTCCCAGCCAGTGAAGAGGGGAAGAGGTCGGCCGAAAGGGTCGTTAAATAAGAAACCATCTTCATTTAAAGCGCCTGGTAAGGTGGGAAGGCCTCAGAAAATATCTAGTCTTCCTGTAAAAAGGAGGAAGCCTGGTAGACCGAGGTTACAGCCTGGCAAAAGGGGAAGACCACGGAAGTATCCTCTGCCTTCTccagaggagatgaagaagcCAAAAGTTTGGAAACCTCTGGGAAGGCCGAGGAAATACCCTCGAGTTGATTCTCCGGAGGAAGCATTGCCGGCACCTCGGCGAGCCCGTGGTCGGCCGCGCAAATCTGAGTCCAAGAAAGGCGCTCACCTACGAAAGAACGTGCTAACGACTCCATCCTCTCCGCGCACCCCTGCCGCAGGACTGCAGAGCAAAAGAGACTCCACCACTATCCCAAAGAGCGAAGACAGCACCGTTCGGAAAAGAGGCCGCCCTAAAGGCTcgctcaacaaaaacaaaaccagaggggACTCGCAGCTTGACTGTGTGCTTCCCAACCACTCCAAGGCACAATGCGACTGTCCCGCCGTCGGGACGGAAACAGAACAAGAACCGATAGAGGTGGAATCGATTCCCATGAAGCACACAAAGGAAACAGAAGAAACTGTCCTGGTTCAGGACGTTAGCTTTGACGTCAGcgaacaggtttga